Within Deinococcus budaensis, the genomic segment TCGGCACGGGCTTCAGCGGCAGCTCGACCTGCGCGACCAGGGCGACCAGGGCGGCGCCGCCCAGAATCAGCAGGGCGTCGCGGACGAGGCCGGGCGTGGGGGCCAGGGTGCGGGCGAGGGTGGGGTGCGTGGCTTGGGTCATGGGGTGTCCTCCTGTGGACGGGAAGAGGGGGTGAAGGAGCCGACGAGTTGAACGTCGCCCGCGTGGACGGGGACGGTCTGGCCTTCGGGGGTCAGGACCAGCAGGCTGCCCCCGGGGTCGAGGTCGAGGGCGGTGCCGCTCAGCGTGCCGCGCCCGGTGGTGACGTGGACCTCGCGGCCCAGGGTGACGTTCGAGCGCCGCCACGCCTCCAGCACGGCGTCCGGTGAGGCGGCCAGACAGCGCTCCAGCTCGGCCAGCACTCGGGCGAGGAGATCGGCGCGGGAGAGGCCGGGCACGAACTCGCCTAGGTGGGCGGCCCCCTCCGGCGCAGCGTGGACATTCACGCCGATCCCCAGCACCGCCCGCCGCGCCTCCTCGCCGCGCAGGTCGGCTTCGAGGAGGATGCCCGCGAGCTTGCGGCCGTCCGGCGTGAGCAGGTCGTTGGGCCACTTCAGGCCGCCGACCCCGCAAGCCCTTTGCAGCGCG encodes:
- a CDS encoding biotin--[acetyl-CoA-carboxylase] ligase, whose protein sequence is MPARLLPLLTDVPQSGEALGARLGVNRVTVNTLARRLAEGGVPVLTTRGGYALEAGTPAPGLVAITGAFGRALRYAGTASSTQDEARAWADDPRDPAPHGAVFVAERQTAGRGRRGRGWDTAHGSLVFSVLLHGPLPLPDLALMPLAAGVALQRACGVGGLKWPNDLLTPDGRKLAGILLEADLRGEEARRAVLGIGVNVHAAPEGAAHLGEFVPGLSRADLLARVLAELERCLAASPDAVLEAWRRSNVTLGREVHVTTGRGTLSGTALDLDPGGSLLVLTPEGQTVPVHAGDVQLVGSFTPSSRPQEDTP